The Methanohalophilus portucalensis DNA window TTATCATCTGTTCACTGTTTCCGTTCTTTTTAGGACTACCTGATATGCCCAGAATTTTCATAAGATCACCTGTCTGCCCGTATAGGTTTATGTTAATATTAGCTTTTGGGTGACTTTGGTATAAATTTATTAATCATAGGCCCTTCTCCTTATTGTAAAGAGGGAGCCGGGAATAATCATGTTATCCAGTCTTTTTAATCCTGATTCAGTGGCTGTGATCGGGGCATCAAGGAAAAAGGGTAAAGTGGGAAATGCTGTCCTGTCCAACCTGGTAAAGGATTTCAGAGGAAATATCTATCCCGTCAATCCCGGCGAGGAAAAGATTGAGGGCCTTACATGCTATGCCTCCATCCTTGATGTGGCCGATGAAGTGGATCTTGCTGCTGTAGTCGTACCTGCAAAAGTAGTGCCTCCTACGCTGGAAGAATGCGGCAGGGCAGGGGTGAAGTACGTGGTGGTAATCTCTGCGGGTTTCAAGGAGGCAGGTGTTGAGGGAGCTAAACTTGAACGCAGGTCCCTGGAGATTTGTAAGGAATACGGAATTCACATGGTAGGTCCTAACTGTCTGGGAATCATGGATCCGGTTGCAGGTCTGAACGCCTCTTTTGCCGCATCGATGGCATATGAGGGCAATATTGCAATGATGTCACAGTCCGGTGCCATATGTACTTCCACCCTTGATTGGGCAGAAGCCAACGGAATGGGTTTTTCCAAATTCGTAAGCCTTGGGAATAAGGCTGATCTGGGGGAAAACGAATTCCTGGCCGAATTCCGGGACGATCCGTCAACCTCGGTTATTGCAGCCTATCTGGAAGGTATCAAAAATGGGTCACAATTCATTGAAATTGCCAGGGATGTCTCCAGGAAAAAACCTGTGGTTTTGGTCAAATCAGGCCGTACAGCTGCCGGTTCCCGGGCAGTATCATCCCATACAGGAACTCTTGCCGGCTCTGACCAGGCCTATAATGCCGCTTTTGATAAAGCCGGTGTGATACGTGCGGATACGCTGGAGGACATGCTGGATTACATAAGGGCATTTTCAACCCAGCCAATCCCTGCAGGCAGGCGAATTGCCATACTCACAAACGCAGGTGGCCTGGGTATTCTCACGGCGGATGCATGTTATTATGAAGGTCTGGAGCTGGCTTCTTTATCTGGTGAAACAATTGAAGGCTTACGTGAATTTCTGCCGGATGCTGCCAGTTTCTACAATCCTGTGGATGTACTGGGGGATGCAAGTGCAAAACTCTACGGTGATGCCCTTGAAATTGTGTTAAAAGATCCTAATGTGGATGGTGTTATCCTGTTGACTTCTCCCCAGGCTATGACTGATGTGGGAAGCATCGCAAGGATCGTAATTCAAAAAATGGAAAATTCTGATAAACCGGTACTTTGCAGTTTTGTAGGGGGTACACGTGTTATGGAAGGTAATTCCATTCTTGTAGCAGGGGGAGTACCCAACTACATTTTCCCTGAAAGAGCAGTTGCCAGTATGGGTGCCCTGTGTGATTACGGAAAAAGGAGAAGTATAACTTATCCTTTACCCAAACCGGTTCATTCGGATAGGAAAATGGCATCTGCACTGCTCGATGAAGCAGCAGCAAAGGATAAAAAAATCCTGGGGCTTGAATCATTTGATCTTCTGAAAGCCTATGGTATTCCAGTTGTGGATATCGGGAAGGCTTCCACTGTGGAAGAAGCGGTGGAGGAAAGTGAAAGGATTGGTTACCCTGTAGTTATGAAAGTCCTTTCTCCTGACATTTCACACAAGACCGATGTTGGAGGTATCCGGCTTTCACTGATGAATAAAGATGATATCAGGCGTGCCTATCATACAATGATGTCGGATGTAGGCCGCTACATGCCTTCTGCACGAATTACAGGTGTACAATTGCAGAGAATGATTGAAGGTGGCCGGGAAGTGATAATAGGTATGAACAGGGATGTGCAGTTCGGCCCGCTTCTTATGTTTGGTCTGGGGGGTACATATGTAGAGATCCTTAAAGATGTGTCTTTCAGGCTCGCCCCACTCAATGAAAAGGATGCTCACTCAATGATTTCTTCCATCCGTTCATATCCTTTACTTACAGGTGTAAGGGGAGAAAAAGCATATGATGTGGATGCGGTGGCGGATATCCTCGTGCGTGTTTCCAGGCTTGTGGAAGATTTCCCGCAGGTCCTTGAGTTTGAAATAAATCCGTTAATGGTCCTTCCAGAAGGTGAAGGTTGTTTTGCTATGGATATGCGTCTTACATTGAAAGAATCAAATTGATAACAGGGAGGGTTTGTATGGCTTCAATACTTGTAAGTTCTTCTGAAAATTATTCCGGTAAAAGTTCGATATGCAGTGGCCTTGGCTTGATTCTTAAAGAGCGTGGGAAAAGTGTGGGCTACATGAAACCGGTGGGTAACCTGCTGGTTGATGTTGATGGTGTTCTCTCCGATGAGGATGCAGAACAAATGCGGGACCTGCTGTCTCTTGAGACCCCCCGCAGCTGCATCACTCCGATTATGCTTACCGAGAATCTTACCAATGATGCTCTGATGGGGGTGGAAAAACACCTGGAAGAAACCCTGAAACAGGCTTATTCGGAAGTTTCCAGAGGTAAAGATATGGTTCTCATAGAGGGTGAAGGAGGTATAGGCAGTGGTGCCATGTACAATTTGTCAGATCCCCAGGTAGCTTCCATACTGGATAGTAAGATCCTGCTGATTACCCGTTTTGATTCGGTTAGTGCAGTGGACCGGATTCTCTGTGACATTGAATTGATAGATGACAGGAATATGCTTTCAGGTGTCATTCTCAATGAAGTTGAAGAAGATAAACTAGGAATGGTAAGGGATATGGTCGTACCCTTCCTTGAAAAGAAAGGAGTGAAGGTATTTGGTGTAATTCCTCGCGATCATACACTTGGGGCGGTTTCTATAGCAGAAATTGTGGAAGATTTGAGAGGAGATGTCCTGACGGGTGCACAGGAAATGGGTAAACTTGTTGAACATTATCTTGTGGGTGCTATGGAAGTTAATTCGGCGATTAAGTATTTCCGGCGCACACCAAACAGTGTAGTAGTGACTGGGGGGGACCGCGCGGATATACAGATGGCGGCTATAGAGGCTGGGGCAAGGGCATTGATCCTGACGGGCAATCTCCGGCCCAGCGAAGCTGTACTTGGAAGTGCTGATGAAGCAGGCGTGGTTGTTGTACTTGTAAGGGGTGACACTCTTTCCACGATAGAAAGAATGGAAAATTTAATAGGACATGCCCGGATTCAGCAGAAGACCAAGATTGAAACAATCGTTAGACTGATTGAAGAGAATGTGGATGTTGACTCTATACTGGATTCAGCAGGTTTATAAGAACATATATAATATGGATATGTATATAGGGGCTTGGCTGAAGTAGCCTATGTTAATGGAAAGGTTGACTGGTGATGGATACCGTGCAGGACAAGGATTATTTCACTATTGATGATTTTGATGTTGACGACAAAACAATTCTGGTGCGAGTTGATATCAATACCCCGATGGACCCCGAGGGCAGTATTCTGGATGACCTGAGGATAAGCAGCCACATTCCCACAATAAAGGATCTTGAAGATTCACGGGTGGTATTGATTGCCCATCAAAGCAGGGCTGGAAAAAGTGATTTCACAACTATGCAGCCTCATGCAGAAAGACTAAGTTACTATCTGGGCAGGGAAGTGGAATACGTAGATGATATTTTTGGCTCCCATGCACGTTCAAGGATTGCAGCAATGGAAAAAGGGGATGTGCTTTTGCTGGAAAATGTACGTTTCTATTCTGAGGAAACCATTTCACGATCTGCCAAAGAGCATGCAAGCACACATATGGTGAAAAACCTGGCTCCCCTTGCGGACATCTTTTTGAATGATGCTTTTGCAGTATCCCATCGTTCTCATCTTTCTTTAATGGGTTTTACACATCTCCTTCCCTGTGGTGCAGGCCGTTTAATGGAAAAAGAGATTACCTCACTGGACAGAGGGATAAAGGGAGGGGGAAGACCCTGTATTTTCGTACTGGGTGGTGCCAAGGTTGACGATTCCCTTACGGTTGCTGAAAATGTACTTTCAAATGGTGGCGCTGACCGCG harbors:
- the acs gene encoding acetate--CoA ligase alpha subunit, translated to MLSSLFNPDSVAVIGASRKKGKVGNAVLSNLVKDFRGNIYPVNPGEEKIEGLTCYASILDVADEVDLAAVVVPAKVVPPTLEECGRAGVKYVVVISAGFKEAGVEGAKLERRSLEICKEYGIHMVGPNCLGIMDPVAGLNASFAASMAYEGNIAMMSQSGAICTSTLDWAEANGMGFSKFVSLGNKADLGENEFLAEFRDDPSTSVIAAYLEGIKNGSQFIEIARDVSRKKPVVLVKSGRTAAGSRAVSSHTGTLAGSDQAYNAAFDKAGVIRADTLEDMLDYIRAFSTQPIPAGRRIAILTNAGGLGILTADACYYEGLELASLSGETIEGLREFLPDAASFYNPVDVLGDASAKLYGDALEIVLKDPNVDGVILLTSPQAMTDVGSIARIVIQKMENSDKPVLCSFVGGTRVMEGNSILVAGGVPNYIFPERAVASMGALCDYGKRRSITYPLPKPVHSDRKMASALLDEAAAKDKKILGLESFDLLKAYGIPVVDIGKASTVEEAVEESERIGYPVVMKVLSPDISHKTDVGGIRLSLMNKDDIRRAYHTMMSDVGRYMPSARITGVQLQRMIEGGREVIIGMNRDVQFGPLLMFGLGGTYVEILKDVSFRLAPLNEKDAHSMISSIRSYPLLTGVRGEKAYDVDAVADILVRVSRLVEDFPQVLEFEINPLMVLPEGEGCFAMDMRLTLKESN
- a CDS encoding phosphotransacetylase family protein; this encodes MASILVSSSENYSGKSSICSGLGLILKERGKSVGYMKPVGNLLVDVDGVLSDEDAEQMRDLLSLETPRSCITPIMLTENLTNDALMGVEKHLEETLKQAYSEVSRGKDMVLIEGEGGIGSGAMYNLSDPQVASILDSKILLITRFDSVSAVDRILCDIELIDDRNMLSGVILNEVEEDKLGMVRDMVVPFLEKKGVKVFGVIPRDHTLGAVSIAEIVEDLRGDVLTGAQEMGKLVEHYLVGAMEVNSAIKYFRRTPNSVVVTGGDRADIQMAAIEAGARALILTGNLRPSEAVLGSADEAGVVVVLVRGDTLSTIERMENLIGHARIQQKTKIETIVRLIEENVDVDSILDSAGL
- a CDS encoding phosphoglycerate kinase — its product is MMDTVQDKDYFTIDDFDVDDKTILVRVDINTPMDPEGSILDDLRISSHIPTIKDLEDSRVVLIAHQSRAGKSDFTTMQPHAERLSYYLGREVEYVDDIFGSHARSRIAAMEKGDVLLLENVRFYSEETISRSAKEHASTHMVKNLAPLADIFLNDAFAVSHRSHLSLMGFTHLLPCGAGRLMEKEITSLDRGIKGGGRPCIFVLGGAKVDDSLTVAENVLSNGGADRVLVTGVVANVMLAASGFDIGKANKDFIESQGYVEQIDRAKKILDDFDGKVGLPVDVALNDNGSRIEVSVEEVGDSILPINDIGIETIVAYSREISQAGTVILNGPAGVSEFDGFELGTYEIVKAATEADYSIAGGGHISAEVRNMGFDHSFSHISTGGGSCIDYLAGTPLPAIEALKKAAVIISKHD